Proteins from a genomic interval of Schaalia odontolytica:
- a CDS encoding MBL fold metallo-hydrolase: MKLTVIGATGSMSGPESPASSYLIQARGRDRASGQERTFSLVCDIGPGAFGALWRHVCPRDLDALALSHCHADHMGDIISLQVYRKWGPGSSCPPLSLLGPAQTLSRVRQIEGAAEPERYECEFAFTQLRLGHAYEVGPLTVRPYRALHPVEAFGLRIEGPSEEDPSRTVALFYTGDTDLCESIIEGARGVDLLLSEVGFTSDETEPDMHMDGRRAGEVARRAGAKRMLATHIQPWTPRERVAAEIRQTWDGPLGFAAAGLQVSL; this comes from the coding sequence GTGAAGCTCACCGTCATCGGTGCGACCGGTTCCATGTCGGGTCCGGAATCGCCCGCATCCTCCTACCTGATTCAAGCCCGCGGACGTGATCGGGCCTCGGGGCAGGAACGGACGTTCTCGCTCGTGTGTGACATCGGCCCAGGCGCCTTCGGTGCCCTGTGGAGGCACGTGTGTCCCCGGGACCTGGACGCGCTGGCCCTGTCTCACTGTCACGCGGACCACATGGGCGACATCATTTCCCTGCAGGTGTATCGCAAGTGGGGGCCGGGTTCCTCCTGCCCGCCGCTGTCGCTGCTCGGGCCGGCGCAGACACTTTCGCGCGTCAGGCAGATCGAGGGCGCGGCGGAGCCCGAGCGATACGAGTGCGAGTTTGCATTCACCCAGCTTCGCCTTGGTCACGCCTACGAGGTGGGGCCCCTGACCGTGCGCCCGTATCGCGCGCTGCATCCGGTTGAGGCTTTCGGCCTGCGCATCGAGGGGCCTTCGGAGGAGGATCCGTCGCGCACGGTGGCTCTGTTCTACACCGGCGATACCGATCTGTGCGAATCGATCATTGAGGGCGCCCGCGGCGTGGATCTGCTGCTGAGTGAGGTGGGCTTCACCTCCGATGAGACCGAGCCTGACATGCACATGGACGGCCGTCGGGCGGGCGAGGTCGCGAGGCGGGCAGGAGCCAAGCGGATGCTCGCCACCCACATACAGCCCTGGACCCCCCGCGAGCGGGTGGCGGCGGAGATCCGGCAGACGTGGGATGGGCCCCTGGGGTTCGCGGCTGCGGGCTTGCAGGTGTCACTCTGA
- the clpS gene encoding ATP-dependent Clp protease adapter ClpS, with amino-acid sequence MTTILQPAPRAHEAASAVPRWRAVVWDDPVNLMNYVTAVFREYFGYSTARAEELMMRVHTRGRATVSTGVRERIEADVMAMHSYGLRATLEEDKG; translated from the coding sequence ATGACCACAATCCTGCAGCCGGCACCGCGCGCACACGAGGCGGCTTCCGCCGTGCCGCGCTGGCGCGCTGTCGTGTGGGACGACCCGGTGAACCTGATGAACTACGTGACCGCGGTCTTCCGCGAGTACTTCGGATACTCAACGGCGCGCGCGGAAGAACTCATGATGAGGGTACACACTCGCGGACGGGCAACCGTCTCGACGGGGGTGCGCGAGCGCATCGAGGCCGACGTCATGGCGATGCACTCCTACGGGCTTCGAGCCACCCTCGAAGAGGACAAGGGATAG
- a CDS encoding ROK family protein encodes MSTVKDSLGPVFAGIDIGGTSIKWMIVDEAGSILADGNEATDREAVASQVGAIGQRLAHGHPGLVGFGLICPGLVDEESGTVVYAANLELRGVQLARAVEEATGVPAALMHDGRAAGLAEGLLGAGRGASSFLMMPIGTGISVALMLKDGLWSGATFSAGEVGHAPVFPGGEPCRCGSRGCLEVYASAKGIARRYEQATGRDVGAKAVEDGIGRDPVASEVWGTAVRALALSLTHMTLTVDVERIIIGGGLSHAGEHLLAPLREEFASMLTFRDAPEIVRASLGGAGGRWGAAILAARVGGSSCYERWKP; translated from the coding sequence ATGAGTACCGTCAAGGACTCGCTCGGCCCGGTCTTCGCCGGCATCGACATCGGAGGAACCTCCATCAAGTGGATGATCGTTGACGAGGCCGGATCGATCCTCGCAGACGGGAACGAAGCGACGGATCGTGAGGCCGTCGCGTCCCAGGTGGGGGCGATCGGCCAGCGTCTCGCCCACGGTCATCCGGGCCTGGTGGGTTTCGGGCTTATCTGCCCCGGCCTCGTGGACGAGGAGAGCGGAACCGTTGTCTACGCCGCGAACCTTGAGCTGCGCGGAGTGCAACTCGCGCGCGCGGTCGAGGAGGCGACGGGGGTGCCCGCCGCCCTCATGCACGACGGGCGAGCCGCCGGCCTGGCCGAGGGGCTGCTCGGCGCGGGACGCGGAGCCTCATCCTTCCTGATGATGCCGATTGGGACGGGCATCTCCGTGGCGCTCATGCTCAAAGATGGCCTGTGGAGCGGGGCAACCTTCAGCGCGGGGGAGGTCGGGCACGCCCCGGTCTTCCCCGGAGGAGAGCCCTGTCGCTGCGGCTCGCGTGGATGCCTGGAGGTCTACGCCTCCGCCAAGGGAATCGCGCGCCGTTACGAGCAGGCAACAGGCCGCGACGTCGGCGCCAAGGCCGTCGAGGACGGGATTGGTCGGGACCCCGTGGCGAGCGAGGTGTGGGGGACCGCTGTGCGTGCGCTTGCCCTGTCGCTGACCCACATGACGCTCACCGTCGATGTCGAGCGCATCATCATCGGCGGCGGACTGTCCCACGCCGGCGAACACCTGCTGGCCCCCCTGCGCGAGGAGTTCGCGTCGATGCTCACCTTCCGCGACGCCCCCGAGATCGTGCGGGCTTCCCTGGGCGGGGCCGGCGGACGCTGGGGCGCGGCGATCCTGGCGGCCCGCGTCGGCGGATCCAGCTGCTACGAAAGGTGGAAGCCGTGA
- a CDS encoding DUF2017 family protein: MEGFAPRDGGYASSMSSGEALLLRQLASEVLVVLDDPGECAVTPSVLSALTETELRREAPRERSLGMLLPPMSADCEDAARMRALTEDLLRAEKSARLRSIIADLDSIVHGGADTLIVRPEAVWSWLGALNDIRLGLAGELGLADQSDARRVERLAASEPTGEHAQVVAAIYMLVTWWQDSLLEAVNNPR; the protein is encoded by the coding sequence ATGGAGGGCTTCGCTCCTCGAGATGGCGGCTACGCCTCGTCGATGAGCAGCGGCGAGGCTCTCCTCCTGCGCCAGCTGGCCAGCGAGGTCCTCGTCGTCCTTGACGATCCGGGCGAGTGCGCCGTGACGCCCTCGGTACTCAGCGCGCTCACCGAGACCGAACTGCGCAGGGAAGCCCCGCGCGAGCGGAGCCTGGGGATGCTCCTTCCTCCCATGAGTGCGGACTGCGAGGATGCGGCCCGCATGCGCGCGTTGACGGAGGATCTGCTTCGGGCCGAGAAGTCGGCGCGCCTACGCTCCATCATCGCGGACCTCGACAGTATCGTTCATGGGGGCGCCGACACGCTGATCGTGCGCCCCGAGGCGGTCTGGTCCTGGCTCGGCGCGCTCAACGACATTCGCTTGGGGCTGGCCGGCGAGCTGGGGCTGGCCGATCAATCGGATGCGCGGCGCGTTGAGAGGCTGGCCGCGAGTGAGCCGACAGGGGAACACGCGCAGGTTGTCGCCGCCATCTATATGCTCGTAACATGGTGGCAGGACTCCCTCCTGGAAGCTGTGAATAATCCGCGCTAA
- a CDS encoding nicotinate phosphoribosyltransferase produces the protein MPASTSTSFLTDMYELTMLDAALKDGTARRRCTFELFGRRLPATRRFGVVAGTGRILEALERFEFDGEQIEWLSSRGIISEEAASFLATWRFTGDMWGYAEGECYFPGSPLLTVEGSFADCTLLETLLLSILNHDCAVASAASRMTIAAHGRPCMDMGARRAHERAAVSAARAAIIGGFQGTSDLEAAKRYGIRAIGTAAHAFTLLHDSERDAFDSQVASLGAGTTLLVDTYDIAQGVVNAVEAARAAGGELGAVRLDSGDLVAQAFKVRGQLDAMGATSTKITVTSDLDEYAIAALGAAPVDSYGVGTRLVTGSGVPTAALVYKVVSREDASGAIVPVAKKSESKSTVGGRKVAGRVMGDDGYASEELLLVGTSMEEGQKLLAERGARPLQVPLVRQGVIDSTAWSPDALARAQEHHLRARNELPYQAWRLSEGEVAIPTRYEAIA, from the coding sequence ATGCCTGCATCGACATCCACATCTTTCCTCACTGACATGTATGAGCTCACGATGCTCGACGCCGCCCTGAAGGACGGGACCGCGCGTCGGCGCTGCACCTTCGAGCTCTTCGGGCGCCGCCTGCCCGCGACGCGACGCTTCGGCGTCGTGGCGGGAACGGGACGCATCCTCGAAGCACTGGAACGCTTCGAGTTCGACGGCGAACAAATCGAGTGGCTTTCCAGCCGAGGGATCATCTCCGAGGAGGCCGCCTCCTTCCTGGCCACGTGGCGCTTCACGGGCGACATGTGGGGCTACGCCGAGGGAGAATGCTACTTCCCCGGGTCTCCCCTGCTCACCGTCGAGGGGAGCTTTGCTGACTGCACCCTGCTCGAAACCCTCCTGCTGTCCATTCTCAACCACGACTGCGCGGTTGCTTCGGCAGCGTCGCGCATGACGATCGCAGCTCACGGACGCCCCTGCATGGACATGGGCGCACGCCGGGCTCACGAGCGAGCCGCCGTGTCCGCGGCGCGCGCCGCCATCATCGGCGGCTTCCAGGGCACCTCCGATCTGGAGGCCGCCAAGCGCTACGGGATCCGCGCGATCGGAACCGCCGCCCACGCCTTCACCCTGTTGCACGACAGCGAACGCGACGCCTTCGATTCGCAGGTGGCGTCCCTGGGAGCGGGCACGACTCTTCTCGTCGACACCTACGACATCGCCCAGGGAGTTGTCAACGCCGTTGAAGCGGCGCGCGCCGCGGGTGGCGAGCTGGGGGCCGTGCGCCTGGATTCCGGCGATCTCGTTGCTCAGGCCTTCAAGGTGCGCGGGCAGCTGGACGCGATGGGAGCAACCTCCACGAAGATCACGGTCACCTCCGACCTTGACGAGTATGCGATCGCAGCGCTGGGCGCGGCCCCCGTCGATTCCTACGGCGTGGGGACCAGGCTCGTGACGGGGTCCGGAGTCCCGACGGCCGCGCTGGTCTACAAGGTTGTGTCGCGCGAGGACGCCTCCGGAGCTATCGTTCCGGTCGCCAAGAAGTCCGAGTCGAAGTCGACGGTCGGCGGCCGCAAGGTGGCCGGGCGCGTGATGGGCGACGACGGCTATGCCTCCGAGGAGCTCCTCCTCGTCGGCACCTCCATGGAGGAGGGGCAGAAGCTGCTTGCTGAGCGCGGAGCTCGCCCCCTGCAGGTCCCGCTCGTGCGCCAGGGCGTCATCGATTCGACCGCTTGGAGTCCCGATGCTCTCGCCCGCGCCCAGGAGCACCATCTTCGTGCCCGCAACGAGCTTCCCTACCAGGCGTGGCGGCTGTCCGAGGGAGAGGTGGCGATCCCGACCCGCTACGAGGCGATCGCCTAG
- a CDS encoding LysR family transcriptional regulator — MDIDPRRLPFLLSVAREGGIVAAADILMVSPSAVSQQIQKLEEEVGLKLVERTTSGAVLTPAGNIVADAGERINADIAEALKALRPLTGQVTGTVTLGAFLTICRSTLIPALPDLTEALPGIDLRIEETEETPGMASLRTGRYDILVIERDENPGLAPRGYTDVPFIDEPWVLVTPDSAPPIGSIEDLADLTWLRVSPGSSGDHVMRRITKAFPSTTWAPHLYTTYEAARSLVRARTGSTILPAMALAGAHTDGMRVTPLPSLGTRKILLRHKNHGWSEAGGPARVTAYLAEWQRHNAYSTHAD, encoded by the coding sequence ATGGACATCGATCCTCGCCGACTGCCCTTCCTCCTGTCCGTCGCCCGCGAAGGCGGCATCGTTGCCGCCGCCGACATCCTCATGGTGTCCCCCTCGGCAGTGTCCCAGCAAATCCAGAAGTTGGAAGAAGAAGTCGGCCTCAAGCTGGTCGAACGCACGACGTCCGGAGCGGTGCTCACCCCCGCGGGAAACATCGTCGCCGATGCCGGCGAACGTATCAACGCCGACATCGCCGAGGCGCTCAAGGCCCTGCGCCCCCTGACCGGTCAGGTCACCGGAACCGTCACCCTTGGGGCCTTTCTCACAATCTGCCGCTCAACCCTCATCCCTGCCCTACCGGATCTGACGGAGGCTCTTCCCGGCATCGACCTGCGCATCGAGGAAACCGAGGAAACCCCCGGCATGGCCTCCCTGCGCACCGGCCGCTACGACATCCTCGTCATCGAAAGAGACGAGAACCCTGGCCTGGCTCCGCGCGGATACACGGACGTGCCCTTCATCGACGAGCCCTGGGTCCTCGTCACCCCCGACTCCGCGCCCCCCATCGGATCGATCGAAGACCTCGCCGACCTGACCTGGCTGCGGGTCAGTCCGGGAAGCAGCGGCGACCACGTCATGCGCCGCATCACCAAGGCCTTCCCCTCCACGACGTGGGCCCCCCATCTCTACACCACCTACGAGGCCGCCCGTTCCTTGGTGCGCGCCCGCACCGGATCCACGATCCTGCCCGCGATGGCCTTGGCCGGCGCCCACACCGACGGCATGCGCGTGACCCCGCTCCCCTCCCTCGGCACCCGCAAGATCCTCCTGCGACACAAGAACCACGGCTGGTCAGAGGCAGGCGGCCCGGCCCGCGTGACCGCCTACCTCGCCGAGTGGCAGCGGCATAACGCCTACTCCACCCACGCCGACTAG
- a CDS encoding DUF3039 domain-containing protein, whose protein sequence is MRNALDEPTGPSAPSGPSTASSTGLLERTETRRERTGGDGDRFAHFVRKDKANSSMVTGQPVVALCGKVWIPTRDASQYPVCPTCKELRDSMGKNGRNWPFSDGGKGSDK, encoded by the coding sequence ATGCGTAACGCCCTCGACGAACCCACCGGCCCCTCCGCGCCCTCCGGTCCCTCCACAGCATCCTCGACCGGGCTACTGGAGCGCACCGAGACCAGGCGGGAACGCACCGGCGGCGACGGCGATCGTTTTGCCCACTTTGTTCGCAAGGACAAGGCCAACTCCTCGATGGTGACGGGGCAGCCCGTGGTTGCCCTGTGCGGCAAGGTATGGATTCCTACCCGCGACGCCTCCCAGTACCCCGTGTGCCCCACCTGCAAGGAACTGCGCGATTCGATGGGCAAGAACGGGCGCAACTGGCCGTTCTCCGACGGCGGAAAGGGCTCCGACAAGTGA
- the murI gene encoding glutamate racemase: protein MNNAPIGIFDSGLGGLTVARAVIDKLPDEEIIYLGDTEHTPYGSRAIAQVRSLTLSALDELASRGVKALVIACNTATAAALADARERYWIDAGIPVIEVITPAARQSVSATRNRHVGVIGTKATIQSEAYLRALAAVPGLRVTQQACPAFVDFVEAGVTTGDEIEAVATEYLTPLKAAGVDTLILGCTHYPLLTGVISRVMGDGVTLVTSSEATANMTYNELVDRALLHDPWPEGARPEHQFLATGASDAFPLLARRFLGPEVGSVGRVRTGGGIA, encoded by the coding sequence ATGAACAACGCCCCGATTGGAATCTTCGACTCGGGTCTGGGTGGTCTCACCGTCGCGCGTGCCGTCATCGACAAGCTTCCCGACGAGGAGATCATTTACCTGGGTGACACCGAGCACACGCCCTACGGTTCGCGCGCGATTGCACAGGTGCGCTCGCTGACGCTCTCCGCCCTTGATGAGCTGGCCTCTCGCGGCGTCAAAGCCCTCGTCATCGCCTGCAACACGGCCACGGCCGCAGCGCTCGCGGATGCTCGCGAACGCTACTGGATCGACGCGGGAATACCCGTCATCGAGGTCATTACTCCCGCGGCCCGACAGAGCGTGAGCGCAACCCGCAACCGCCACGTCGGCGTCATCGGAACGAAGGCAACGATCCAGTCGGAGGCCTACCTGCGTGCCCTCGCCGCGGTCCCGGGGCTGCGGGTTACCCAGCAGGCGTGCCCGGCGTTTGTTGACTTTGTCGAGGCCGGGGTGACGACCGGCGACGAGATCGAGGCGGTGGCTACCGAGTACCTGACCCCGCTCAAGGCAGCGGGCGTTGACACGCTCATCCTTGGATGCACTCACTACCCGCTGCTCACTGGGGTCATCAGTCGCGTCATGGGCGATGGCGTGACCCTTGTGACGTCCTCGGAGGCCACGGCAAACATGACCTACAACGAGCTGGTGGACCGCGCTCTCCTGCACGACCCGTGGCCAGAGGGAGCTCGGCCCGAGCATCAGTTCCTGGCGACCGGCGCCTCGGACGCCTTCCCGCTGCTGGCCAGGCGCTTCCTCGGACCCGAGGTCGGATCGGTCGGGCGCGTGCGCACCGGTGGAGGGATCGCGTGA
- a CDS encoding copper homeostasis protein CutC, whose translation MTVVEICVEDALGVRRARDGGADRVEVCRDLSCGGLTPAFDEVAAALEVAPAGGVQVLVRPRPGDFVHSREEVDRIASDIAQLASVGRGATVPLGFVVGVLEPGGRINVDASARLRDEAGEAPLTFHRAFDQVEDLDRGLDVLMELGYDRVLTTGGDPAVARPEALARLVARGGEDIIILVSGGLRAHNVADVVAASRAREVHMRAPGACGTDQEEVERVVAALR comes from the coding sequence GTGACGGTTGTTGAAATTTGCGTCGAAGATGCCCTGGGGGTTCGCCGGGCACGCGACGGCGGAGCGGACCGCGTGGAAGTCTGTCGGGACCTGTCCTGCGGCGGCCTAACCCCGGCTTTCGACGAGGTCGCGGCGGCCCTTGAGGTTGCTCCCGCTGGCGGCGTCCAGGTGCTCGTGCGGCCTCGCCCCGGAGACTTCGTGCACTCGCGCGAAGAAGTCGATCGGATCGCCTCCGACATCGCCCAGCTCGCCTCCGTGGGCAGGGGAGCCACGGTTCCCCTCGGCTTCGTCGTGGGTGTGCTCGAGCCGGGAGGCCGGATCAATGTCGACGCGTCGGCTCGTCTGCGTGACGAGGCGGGGGAGGCTCCGCTCACCTTCCACCGCGCCTTCGACCAGGTGGAGGATCTCGATCGCGGGCTCGATGTCCTCATGGAGCTGGGCTATGACCGGGTTCTCACCACCGGGGGAGACCCTGCGGTGGCCAGGCCCGAGGCACTCGCTCGCCTCGTGGCTCGAGGAGGGGAAGACATCATCATCTTGGTCTCCGGTGGGCTTCGCGCCCACAACGTCGCCGACGTTGTGGCCGCCTCGCGCGCTCGCGAGGTGCACATGCGGGCGCCCGGGGCGTGCGGAACGGACCAGGAAGAGGTCGAGCGCGTCGTCGCCGCGCTTCGCTGA
- the nagB gene encoding glucosamine-6-phosphate deaminase, producing the protein MRIGIFNDEDQIASLAADRILEVYRAKPNFVLGLATGSSPLKLYAELVRRYQAGQISFAQVRSYNLDEYVGLPRDHYEGYANFIHRNLVDLVDMPEGAAHGPDGWCDDLEAGAAAYDAAIKADGGIDIQVLGIGSDGHIGFNEPGGTLASRTHVGVLTEQTRRDNARFFDGNIDAVPTHCVTQGLGTIMDSRAHIFIATGEGKADAVKAMVEGGVTQRWPASILQHHPDVTVLLDEAAASKLELADFYKEVWAKEHL; encoded by the coding sequence ATGAGAATTGGAATTTTCAACGACGAAGATCAGATCGCGTCACTGGCAGCAGACCGCATCCTCGAGGTGTACCGCGCCAAGCCGAACTTTGTGCTCGGCCTGGCCACCGGGTCCTCGCCTCTCAAGCTCTACGCTGAGCTTGTGCGCCGCTACCAGGCCGGTCAGATCTCCTTTGCCCAGGTTCGCTCCTACAACCTCGACGAATACGTCGGGCTGCCCCGCGATCACTACGAGGGGTATGCGAACTTCATCCACCGCAACCTCGTTGACCTCGTCGACATGCCCGAGGGTGCCGCGCACGGCCCCGACGGCTGGTGCGACGACCTCGAGGCCGGCGCCGCAGCCTACGACGCGGCCATCAAGGCAGACGGAGGCATCGACATCCAGGTCCTCGGAATCGGCTCGGACGGCCACATCGGCTTCAACGAGCCCGGCGGGACCCTCGCGTCGCGCACGCACGTGGGTGTCCTCACCGAGCAGACCCGTCGCGACAATGCCCGCTTCTTCGACGGCAACATCGACGCCGTGCCAACCCACTGCGTCACCCAGGGCCTGGGAACCATCATGGATTCGCGCGCGCACATCTTCATCGCCACCGGCGAAGGCAAGGCGGACGCGGTCAAGGCCATGGTCGAGGGCGGCGTCACCCAGCGCTGGCCCGCCTCCATCCTGCAGCACCACCCGGATGTGACGGTCCTCCTCGATGAGGCGGCCGCCTCCAAGCTTGAGCTAGCGGACTTCTACAAGGAGGTGTGGGCCAAGGAGCACCTGTAA
- a CDS encoding DEAD/DEAH box helicase produces MSETTRRAPVGRLRAWQADALERYMSCAPRDFLAVATPGAGKTTFALTLATELIARGIVDKLTVVCPTEHLKGQWASNAARFGIHIDPDFTNSQGVAGSHFDGVAVTYAQVGSNPAVHSARTRAYRTLVILDEIHHAGDSLSWGDGVREAFAEATRRLALTGTPFRSDTSPIPFVTYAEDDEGIRRSRADYTYGYGDALKDAVVRPVLFMSYSGQMAWRTNAGDEVSARLGEPLTKDMMKQAWRTALDPKGEWIPAVLRAADLRLEEVRRAVPDAGGLVIASNQEQARAYARHLRLITGKAPTIVLSDDADASDRISEFSASTDKWMVAVRMVSEGVDVPRLCVGVYATNASTPLFFAQAIGRFVRARKRGETATVFIPSVLPLLSLAGDMEVERDHALDRPKRGDDEDAMWNPEDAMVAAANREEKASSDLLSQFEVLGADAEFDGVLFDGAAWGAGAEVGSEEEQEYLGIPGLLDADQVTTLLRARQADQVAAQRKSRSARKMREDNAGIPAHKLRAAKRKELQHLVSTWSRRSGDTHATIHSRLRSRCGGPEVAQATTEQIEARIALLREWFVGRH; encoded by the coding sequence GTGAGCGAGACGACCCGGCGCGCACCGGTTGGTCGGCTGCGTGCCTGGCAGGCCGACGCCCTCGAACGCTACATGAGCTGTGCGCCGCGCGACTTTCTGGCGGTCGCGACGCCCGGAGCCGGAAAAACCACCTTCGCGTTGACGCTCGCCACCGAACTGATTGCCCGCGGCATCGTCGACAAGCTCACGGTTGTGTGCCCCACGGAGCACCTCAAAGGCCAGTGGGCCTCCAACGCCGCGCGTTTCGGGATCCACATCGACCCCGACTTTACGAACTCGCAGGGCGTCGCCGGATCGCACTTCGACGGGGTTGCCGTCACCTACGCGCAGGTGGGGTCCAACCCCGCTGTCCACTCCGCCCGCACCCGCGCCTATCGCACCCTCGTCATTCTCGACGAGATCCACCACGCGGGAGACTCCCTGTCGTGGGGCGATGGCGTGCGCGAAGCCTTCGCCGAGGCCACGCGCCGACTCGCCCTGACGGGAACACCCTTCCGCTCCGATACTTCCCCAATTCCCTTCGTCACCTACGCGGAAGACGACGAAGGTATCCGGCGCTCCCGCGCCGACTACACCTACGGATACGGCGACGCACTCAAGGACGCCGTCGTGCGCCCCGTTCTCTTCATGTCCTACTCGGGGCAGATGGCCTGGCGCACCAACGCCGGTGACGAGGTGAGCGCGCGCCTGGGCGAACCCCTCACGAAGGACATGATGAAGCAGGCCTGGCGTACCGCCCTCGACCCCAAGGGCGAGTGGATTCCCGCGGTCCTGCGTGCGGCAGACCTGCGCCTGGAGGAGGTGCGCCGCGCCGTTCCCGACGCCGGCGGACTCGTCATCGCATCCAACCAGGAACAAGCGCGAGCCTACGCCCGCCATCTGCGTCTCATCACCGGAAAGGCGCCGACGATTGTCCTGTCCGACGATGCGGATGCCTCTGATCGCATCTCTGAGTTTTCCGCCTCCACCGACAAGTGGATGGTTGCCGTGCGCATGGTCTCCGAGGGCGTCGATGTGCCGAGGCTCTGCGTCGGAGTGTACGCCACGAACGCGTCGACTCCGCTGTTCTTCGCCCAGGCCATCGGACGCTTCGTGCGCGCCCGCAAGAGGGGAGAGACGGCCACTGTCTTCATCCCTTCCGTCCTCCCCCTGCTCTCCCTCGCCGGAGACATGGAGGTCGAACGCGATCACGCGCTGGACCGGCCCAAGCGCGGCGATGACGAAGACGCCATGTGGAACCCCGAGGACGCGATGGTGGCGGCTGCCAACCGCGAGGAGAAAGCCTCCTCCGACCTGCTGTCGCAGTTCGAGGTCCTCGGAGCCGACGCCGAATTCGACGGTGTCCTCTTCGACGGCGCAGCGTGGGGTGCGGGGGCCGAGGTTGGCTCCGAAGAGGAGCAGGAGTATCTCGGCATCCCCGGCCTCCTCGACGCCGACCAGGTGACGACGCTGCTACGCGCACGCCAGGCCGACCAGGTTGCCGCCCAGCGAAAGAGCCGAAGCGCGCGCAAGATGCGCGAGGACAACGCGGGAATTCCCGCCCACAAGCTGCGCGCGGCCAAGCGCAAGGAACTTCAGCACCTCGTCTCGACCTGGTCACGCCGCTCGGGAGACACCCACGCGACCATCCACTCGCGGCTGCGCTCGCGCTGTGGCGGTCCCGAAGTCGCCCAGGCGACGACCGAGCAGATTGAGGCGCGCATCGCTCTGCTGCGCGAGTGGTTCGTCGGGCGGCACTGA
- a CDS encoding CBU_0592 family membrane protein: MTIFSLAITILGWVGAAASIAAYYLVSSKRFAPDSLRYHSLNVSSCVFLAIACASTGAWPSFLTNAIFISVGATMIWRVRDRLARRIMQVLRFFDVRRYMPRRLRPARAR; encoded by the coding sequence ATGACCATCTTCTCTCTTGCAATCACGATCCTCGGATGGGTGGGCGCGGCAGCTTCGATCGCCGCCTACTACCTGGTGTCCTCCAAGCGCTTTGCGCCCGATTCGCTGCGCTACCACTCCCTCAACGTCTCCAGCTGCGTGTTCCTGGCGATCGCATGCGCGTCCACCGGCGCGTGGCCGTCCTTCCTGACGAACGCCATCTTCATCAGCGTCGGCGCCACGATGATCTGGCGTGTGCGCGATCGTCTCGCCCGCCGCATCATGCAGGTCCTCCGCTTCTTTGACGTGCGCCGCTACATGCCCCGCCGACTGCGTCCCGCACGCGCGCGCTGA